The sequence GGTCCCCGCGAGTCTGTCCATGCATGGCGGTCAGCGTCAGCGCATGGTCGCCCAGGACGGGCAGCGTGTAGCTCGCATACAGAGACACCTGACGCAGCTCGCGGGACGAGCCCAGGAAGTTCAAGCCCTCGCGATAGAGCGCCCGGACCACCAGTCCCTCGTTGAAATAGAAGTGGAAGTCCTGGCCCAGGTACTCCGCCGTGGCGCTCACCCCGTACACCTCGCCCCGCTGCGGTGCCGGTGCGCCCGCCTCCAGGGCCAGCGGCTTGTTGAGGAGGGTGAACCATCCCGCGCCGATGTTCAGCTCCGGCGTCACCTGGTAGCCGAGCGTGCCCCCGAAGTCGAAGCGCCGGTCGCTATACGCGTCCACCACGACGTCCTCGAGGCGCCGCTCGCGGTCCGTCTTGGAGAACGAAAACGAGGCGAGGCCCGTCCAGCGGCTGCCGCCGATGCCCGCATCCCGGTACATGGAGAACAGCGTGCCTCCGCGGTTGCCCCACATGCCGCCGCCCACCAGCGTCTTGTTGAGCCCGAACAGGTTGCTCTCGACGGCGAAGACACCGGCCTGCCACCGCCCTTCGCTGGAGGAGAAGACGGGAATGGGCAGCAGCGTCCAGCGCTCCTCCACCTCGACCTGGAGCCCGACGCCCGTGCCCTCGGGGCGCGTGAGCACCTCGACGCTCTTGAAGAGCTTCAGGTTGAGCAACCGACGCTTCAGCTCGGCGACATCACCGGTGGCGAGCACATCCCCCGGGGCCATGCGCATTGCCTGGAGGAGGACGGAGTCCCGTGTGCGCGTGTTGCCCCGCAGCTCGATGTACTCGATGCGTCCCGTCAGCGGCACCGGCTCCGGCGCGGCGGCTTCGAGCCGCAAACCCTCAGGTGACGCCTCCGGTTTCGACGCCTGGGCCAGGGCCGCGCACGGGAGCCCCACGGCGTGCAGCACCGCGAGCAGTCGGAGGTGGCTCAGCGAAGCGTTCATGAAGGACTCGCTCCTCACCGGGGCACCAGGGAGTTGCCGGTGGGGTCGAAGAGGCCCATCGCCCGCGCCAGCGACAGCCGGGAGAGCTGCACGTTGAGCGTCTCGGCCACGGCGGAGAGCTGGGCGCCCGCGAGTGTCGCATTGACATCCGTCACCTGGAGGTACGTCGTCGCCCCGGCGTCGAAGTTCTGCTTCGCCAGTCGCGCGCTCTCCCACGCGAGCTTCGCCCGCTCCTCGGCCGTGCTGAGGTTGGCCTCCGCGCTCTCCAGCTCGCCGCGGGCCTTGCGCACCTCGTCGCGAATCTTCTCCTCGGTGCCGCGCAGGTTGGCGCTCGCCTCGGCAATCTTCCCGGAGGACTCACGCAGGTTGGCCTCGCGCAGCCCGCCGTCGAACAGCGTCCACGACAGGGCCAGTCCCACCGTCCACGTGGAGGACTGGCCGGTGAGGCCGCCGGTGTTCGTCGCCTGGTAGTTGCCGGTGGCGTACAGGTTGGGCAGGTACTCGGCGAGGACCTGCTTGCGGCCGCCGCGCGCGAGGTCCACGTTGACACGCGCGGCAGCTGCGTCCGGGCGCTTGTCGAGCGCCG comes from Pyxidicoccus parkwaysis and encodes:
- a CDS encoding POTRA domain-containing protein, translating into MNASLSHLRLLAVLHAVGLPCAALAQASKPEASPEGLRLEAAAPEPVPLTGRIEYIELRGNTRTRDSVLLQAMRMAPGDVLATGDVAELKRRLLNLKLFKSVEVLTRPEGTGVGLQVEVEERWTLLPIPVFSSSEGRWQAGVFAVESNLFGLNKTLVGGGMWGNRGGTLFSMYRDAGIGGSRWTGLASFSFSKTDRERRLEDVVVDAYSDRRFDFGGTLGYQVTPELNIGAGWFTLLNKPLALEAGAPAPQRGEVYGVSATAEYLGQDFHFYFNEGLVVRALYREGLNFLGSSRELRQVSLYASYTLPVLGDHALTLTAMHGQTRGDPFLDAQLLGGRTGSRGFASESLWAETSSSATLEYQVPVWSPRMATLTAHAFVDVGRVEWKDSVTRYATPGLGIRVYVRDVAIPAVGLEVSRHPQTGKLVTSAAVGFGF